In Elephas maximus indicus isolate mEleMax1 chromosome 5, mEleMax1 primary haplotype, whole genome shotgun sequence, the sequence TCAGTAGTTTTCAAAATTATAATCTACTGTATTGGGAGATATTAGGGAATAGGTAAcaacttaaaaaattaatttgtctGCTGCTCAATCAAGCAACTCAAACTATTCCAACTATATTATTTTAGTGCAGAAATATATATTCTAACTATTGCATCCGAATCTTCAGTTCCCTCGTCTCTAAAGTTTTAAGACATAAAATTCTTGCCTTTAACTAACAGGAACTTATCTTTAAAAAAGTGTGTTCCAAACATACCTCACAAGAAAACACTTCTTTCACAGAATACAACTATCATGTAGTAGAAACAGCAATAAACTTGAAAAAGCAGACCTACATCTGAGTTCTGGCTCTGCTATGTGTGACCTAAGGCAAATCAACCTCTGagatttaatttcctcatcttaatGCCTACCTATCTTACAGGATTGTGATGGGACtcaaagaaaaaagtgaaatgaaaatataaaaattatagaatgtaaaaaaaagtaaacaaataactACAATAGGCTTCATAAAACTGGTCCATGCCCAAGgtcctcaccagacagaatacacaggaatcaaataaactacagctgtgcaaagagacaacagaaaagctcaatatcatcagtcagaacaagtccagaggccaactgtgaaacagaccatcaccaattgctcatatataaGCTGAAGTTAAAGGaacttagaacaagtccactagagccaaagtatgaccctgagtatatcccacctgaatttagaaaacatctcaagcatagatttgatgcagtgaacactaatgacagaagaccagacgagttgtaggatgacatcatggatatcatacatgaagaaaaaaaaaaaaaaaaaccaaacctgccatcgagtcgattctgactcatagtgaccctataggacacggaagaactgccccatagagtttccaaggagcgcctggccgattcgaactgctgaccttttggttagcagccataccacttaaccactacgccacgagggtttccacatgaagaaagcaagaggtaattagaCAGCcaagaaagtaaagaccaaaatggatgtaagaagagactctgaaacttgctcttgaacacagagtagctaaagcaagcagaagaaatgatgaagtaaaagaggtgaaaagcagatttcaaagggcagctcgagaagacaaagtcaagtatactgaaatgtgcaaagacctggagatggaaaaccaaaagggaagaacacgcctgtcatttcccaagctgaaagaactgaagagaaaattcaagcccctAGTCACAATAGTGAAGAgctctacggggaaaatattaaacgttgcaggaagcatcacaagaagatggaaggaatacaacagtcactgtaccaaaaagaactggtcagtgttcaaccatttcaggaggtagcatatgatcaagaaccgatgatactgaaggaagaggtctaagctgcactaAAAGCAccggaaaaaaacaaggctccacaattgacagaataccaactgagatatttcaacagatgcagtgctggcagcgctcactcatctatgccaagagatttgcaAGCCAGCTACCCGGTCAACGGACTGGATgaggtccatatttgtacccatttcaaagaaaggagatccaacagaatgcagaaattactgatcAATatagttaatatcacacacaataaaattttgctgaggatcaatcaaaagcagttacagcagtataCCAAtcaggaactaccagaaattcaagccagattcagcagaggacatgaacagggatatcattgctgatgtcagattggatcctggctgaaaccagagaataccagaaggatgtttacctgtgttttattgactatgcaaaggcattcggctgtgtggatcataacaaatcatggataacatggCGAAGAATGGTAATTACGGAACACTTAATAAAAGGGCTGAATGATTCTACTCTAGGTTCTAGAGAAAAATCAGGAGTATGATCCAGATTTTTGAGGCCTTAGACTACTTGTAGTTTCGTTCTgtttcagaatcgactcaacggcacttaacaacaacctaacaacagactGCTTTAGCCCTCCAATCTCAATATCCCCATGCCTTCAATTGCTTAGGCTTCCAGAAGGACTGGGAGTTAGTATTCATTCTCACTGATTCACCTACTAAACACAAAAATGAAGTATCTCTCTACCGCCACCATTTTCAAATGCAGCCAATTTGCTGCTCAGCAGTATCTACCATACCAACCTATAGTCAAAATTTCCACTGCAATTAAACTTCCTGCCCCAAACCTAAAATAAGCATCTAAATAATGGTGCCTAAAgggcacatggagtcaccatgagttgaaactaactcaaaggcaactgttttttttttaaaaggggggATAAGATCTCATATATGTCCATTCCTCCAACTGATACATCTCAGTTCTAAAGCAGATACTTCCAGATCAAACATGAATGGAAAAGGGAGCaaaattaaaaaagggaaaaaggggcATATAAAAGTAGAGGAAGAGAATATAAAGGCCAAAAAAGGAGTGCCAAGAATTTCTTAAACTTCCACAATTTTAGTTGAAATTCTCTCCAGTATtttataaaaaacagaaaaaaaaaaatgaaagactaCTTATGAAATGATAAAGCATACCTATGAGTAGAACAATCCTTTGTATCGATAGTATTCCTTGGATTTATCTGCTGAGATATTGATGGATCTGTTAGTATTTCTAACCGCTGTTGTAGGATCGCATTCCTTTGACTAAGTTCTTGAACCAAATTTTCAAGTTGACGATACATGTCCCAATGTTTTCTCAATTCGATTTCATATGATAAATGTAGAAGTTCAAATGATGCCTTTTGTTTTATCAACTGATTTAAAACTAACTCTTGCCCGGCTGTATAATAGTCTTGTTTAGCAATCTGCAGATCAAAATCCCCCTTTACAACTGGCATATTCAATAACTGGGCATTCTCTTTTACCACAGCAGGCAAACTTTTGTTTTTCATATGGGTGATTTGTTcttcaagtttcagaatctcacTGTTCAAGCTTGAAATTTTAGCATCcaaattttctttgccaacagccTAAACGAAGAAAAGCAATTACATTTCAAATTGCAGGTATGAACTtgaaatagttttaaaattattttcactgtCCATCGTAGGTGATTAGATAGTATGTCCAATGAACAAAAACTAATTTTATATTAGCATCAGCCAAAATATTAGGAAGATAAATGCACTGTTACATATACTTTGAAGTTAAATTACAGTTTAAACTGGAGAAATGTGGACTGAATCAAGGATAAGGCCAGTGTGAACTACTAAATTTTAATTCTActataaccctggtggcgtagtggttaagagctatggctgctgaccaaaaggtcagcagttcgaatctaccaggtgctccttggaaacagtatggggcggttctactctgtcctatacagtcactatgagtcagaatcgacttgacggcagtgggtttggtattacCATATATAAGGCCCccaggtggcgcaaatggtttgtgctggactaccaatctcaagattggcagtttggacccacccgggagaggacagaagaaaggcctggtgacctgcttccataaaatttacagcccagaaaactctacggagcagttctattctgtaacacatggagtcatcacgaGTCAAAGAAGActggacaacaggtttggtttttttgagtatCATGCTTATACAGTAATGGCTAACCAAAATAGGGACCTTGCCACGCATGTTTACTTAATAAAAATCATATTAGCACACTACTCCCTGAATGCAAATGTATGCTAGATAAGTGTttcttaaagtaaaataaaaatcagcCCAGCAGTATTCTTCCAGTCAGCTGATTTTAGCACTTAAACAGAATTACAGGACTTCTTATATTATTCCAAAGGTCATGTCAGTTACAGTAACCACCTCAGTGCTGGTATTCAGAAAAGTTATATTTCTACTCAACTATCTAACAGTTACATAACCAAGAAAGTAAGCTTTCCAAGAATGAAGATGCATATCTGTAATACATCTATATGTTCTCAACAAGGAATCAGGATTTCAGTCCACTGAACTTAGATCTTTGACTTCATTAGCACCACGTTCTGGTCAGAACAAACAAGGAGAATACCCACAGCACAGCAAAAAGGCTCTTCACCCATATATCATTAACAAAGCAAATTTCAGTTCAGTCTGCATCTGAATTAACATATATTTCAAATTCAGAGTACAAATTAACTTTTGTTAAAATTAACTAAGTAGTCTGTGGTTCAGGTTATAATTACTATTTCTGCCCTCCGTTAATTTTAGGATGTATTTGTATGAAACACTGACGCATATCACAACTAAGCActgaacagaggagaaaataataaaatgcacATACACATACTTCAATAGCAACATTATACCCTCCATTCCTACAACAATTACAATATGAATCAGTCTCATTTCTCAGCTTACCTTGCTGGTTAGGCTATGAAGATTCTCCTCTGCCCACTTTATACCTGATTTCATGCTCAGATTACTTGCTTTCAAGTGAATTAAATGATGTTGAGCACAAATGTATGCCAGCTGCAGCCTAGCCATCTCTAGTCGTCTCTCCTCAAGGACTTCTTGATTGTCACAAATAGAGGGTGTCTGTATATCTAATAGTTGAAAATTTTCCTCATTTGAACTCTGAACTACTTCGTGTATACCCTGAAAGAACTGTTTTTTGGTATAGGAGGTTAATGCTGCTGTGCTTTGCTCTTCCCGGCTCAGGTATTTTTCCAAGGAAAATTGAGATAAAAACACCATTGGATTTGTCCCTTGCTCTAAGTCAGAAGGTCTGTAGAATATCATCAATTTTGCAACTTCATCTGTAAGAGCGTGAAGCTCATTATTGACTTTAGTATTCACCGCATTTAGAATTCTTTGGCTCTGCTTCAACTTTTTAGAGGCCTCTTCTCCTTTAGCATTTAATCTCAGAGATTTGTGGCTGATTACTGAAGCCATCAACTGGCATTTATTACGTCGCTGGATTTTTAGGTTCTTTAATTTCTGAAGAATTTGAACCTCCTCCTCTaatttctccagctctttgtcaTCCACACTGTGTGTCTTCAAATCAGAAGTTTTACAGGTTTTAAGAACTTCATCTAATGCAGCTTCTTCTAGGATGGGCTTGCCTGATTTTTGAAGAATGCTAAAAGCTTGCAATTCTTTTTCAGACAATATGTTCTGTTCATTCACATTCCCACAAAACCACTTAAAAAATGATTCATCTTCAGCAGTTTCAAACAACCAGTCAAAGTCTTCTCCATTTAGCGTATCAGCCTTGGGataaccaattttttttaatgtttccacGAACTCATTTCCACAACTCATGGTTTAActactcaaaaaaattttttataactgATATggatttatggtttttttttaataaatccaaatacaaacaaaattaattttatgttaagtccatagagaagggaaaaatatatttttagaatttttaatgctttttccTAGGAGGAAAAAAACAAGCATTAGACCACAAATAAGGCGACtgcatttttaaaaggaagataTAAATGAATGTCACATGATATCTGGGAACCATCTAACAGAAATGTCTGATGAAGACAAATAATTAGGGTATTTCTAAGCACTCTACAGCAGTAATGAAACCTGACGAACAAGAAAATCTTAATTTTTTCCAAAGACAAACTGGTCTAAAATACACTACATTTTACAAAAAAGCAGCTTTTCTGTAAACAAATCCAAGCCATCATGTGGCCAAGCAGTCCCTTTTCCCTGCCTGCCAAAGtaggcaaataaaaataaatatggtaattttttttttttttaaggaaaagagagtcaactaaatatttacttcagCGACTCAATTCGCACCCGCCTCAAGATACCATCAACCTAGTACAGAGAAAATCACGTTGAAGATTTAAACACTACCCTCAACGTGAGAGGACACCCTGGTGGGGTGGGCTAGGGTGGGGTGGGCTGGCTAccgctcctaaccgaaaggtcggcagttcgaagccacccggcgctccttggaaacgctctgtggcagttctgccctgccctatagggctgctaggagtcggaatgactcgacggcaacgggtttgaacCTGAGAAGTATCAAGGAAAGATCGAAGCCGTCATTAAGTAAAAATTTCTCAGGCATTTACCATTTTCAATAAACGCACTACTGAATAATCTACAAACACTTAACTAAACCAACATCAGTAACGGTGACAAGTACTGCAGATTAATGACAATGAAGACATgatacatttaacacacttcagattaaaaaaaaaattttgtgtgtgcAATTGGCTTAAGCACGTATGCACgttaatacatacacacacacacacagacacacacagacacacacagacacacacacacacacacacacagacacacacacacagacacacacacacacaccctccccgAGTCGGCGTTAAAAACAAACGCACAAACCCCCGACGGTGACCGGCTCTGCGGAACTCGCGACGCCGGCCGCCCACCCGCCCCGGCCTCGCCTCAGCGCCGTCGCAGGCCCGCCTCCCTCGCAGCGCCCGGGCGCTCCTGGCGCGGGGACTCGGCCTCTCGGCGTCCGTCGGCCTGCGACAATTTTCAGCCACAGTCCCCTTGCCCCGGAAGACAGCGACTGAGGAGCACGGGCGGCTACTCACACGCCTGAAAAGAGCCACCAGGGACGCAGGGGAAGAGGCAACAGCGGGTGACGACGGGGAATCGCTGCCGCTCCTACCTCCCCACACCCCGCGACGCCCCGAGCTCGCGGACCGGCGCCGCTCACCTCAGAAGGCTCCGGCTGCGCGCCCTCACAAGATGCCACAGGAGCCGCCCTCCGCGCCTCGCGCGCCTCGCACTGCCTCACGGGAGCATCGCGAGGGAACGCCCCGTCCGGAACTGCGCGCACGCGCACAGGCACGAGGCGGGGTTGCGGCGTGACCGTCCGCGCAGGCGTGGTGTCGGAAGAGGCGGGCCCGAGGGGGCGGGCTTAGGGGCGGAGTCGAGCAGCCGCTTCGCCGCAGGTGCCCCAAACATGCAGAAAGCGAGCTGACCGGGTCTCTCAGTGGCTCAGCGTGCAGTCTGCCGGCAGGGTGGAGAGCGGTCCAGTCGCCTTATGCGGGGGGTGCGAGGTCGTGGGAAGGAGTCCGGGAGGTTGGCTCTGCTGCACCTtttcatggtgttttcattcaccttatatgcatgcaaaagctggacaaagagtaAGGGAGACGGAAAAAGAAttaatgactttgaattatggtgttggcgaagaatattgaatatgccatggactgccagaagaatgaacaagtctgtcttggaagaagtacagccagaatgctccttagaagtgagaatggtgggacatgttatcgggagggacaaatccctggagaatgacatcatgcttggtaaagcagagggtcagcaaaacagaggcagACCCTTCAAGAGATGGaaggacacagtagctgcaacagtgggctcaaacacagcaacagttgtgaggatggcccaagaccaggtagtgtttagtcctgttgtacatagggtcattttgagtaggaattgactcaactgcatctaacaactaacaaccccaCCAGTGTGTGCCCTGTCCCCCCAAGTTGGGCTCTCCGTGCTCTCCCAATGCCTCTGACAGTCTTCTATCCTCAATCAGATATTCATTTGTATTgcagttctgccttccacagaACCCCAAATCCCAGTCCTCTAGTGATACTTTTTTTAGAGGGAGAAATACTCATACTTAGTGGTTAGGGGCAGGCCTGGAGCCAGATGATTTGGCCCAAGCCCCAGCTGTGCTGCCTACAAGCTGCGAGACCTGTGAGAATGTCTACAGTGACCTCTGTGTTTCTGTCTGTTAAATGGTGCTGACAATGGTGCTCCCTTCTACTTCTGGAGAATCAGCCATTGCggaccccgtggagcacagttgtactctgacacacatgggttcacttGAGTAGCAATGGGCTAGAATGAACTACTGGTACTAGAAATCT encodes:
- the HAUS3 gene encoding HAUS augmin-like complex subunit 3, with the protein product MSCGNEFVETLKKIGYPKADTLNGEDFDWLFETAEDESFFKWFCGNVNEQNILSEKELQAFSILQKSGKPILEEAALDEVLKTCKTSDLKTHSVDDKELEKLEEEVQILQKLKNLKIQRRNKCQLMASVISHKSLRLNAKGEEASKKLKQSQRILNAVNTKVNNELHALTDEVAKLMIFYRPSDLEQGTNPMVFLSQFSLEKYLSREEQSTAALTSYTKKQFFQGIHEVVQSSNEENFQLLDIQTPSICDNQEVLEERRLEMARLQLAYICAQHHLIHLKASNLSMKSGIKWAEENLHSLTSKAVGKENLDAKISSLNSEILKLEEQITHMKNKSLPAVVKENAQLLNMPVVKGDFDLQIAKQDYYTAGQELVLNQLIKQKASFELLHLSYEIELRKHWDMYRQLENLVQELSQRNAILQQRLEILTDPSISQQINPRNTIDTKDCSTHRLYELLEGENKKKELFRTHGNLEEAVEKLNQDISLLHDQLAVSAQERSFFMSKLNNGVGMLCDALYQGGNQLLLTDQDLTEQFHQVESHLNKLNHLLTDILADVRAKRKILAANKLHQTERELYVYFLKNEDYLQDIVENLENQSKIKAVDLKD